In a genomic window of Pseudomonas putida:
- a CDS encoding SRPBCC family protein, translating into MINLKPDTLIKNPNGCHVVSSVEVPADAVKVWAVVGNFAGFDQFIPALSHIEMTGGGVSSLRKKFFKDGNVVVEQLNSRDDRVMNMTWTTIYNTLGVLNLWAAMQVEAVGPGRSIATWSIVAEPVQGDAEAGFKAFVQGFADDAMGNVLRLFA; encoded by the coding sequence ATGATCAATCTGAAACCCGATACCCTGATCAAGAATCCGAATGGCTGTCATGTTGTTTCTTCAGTGGAGGTTCCCGCCGATGCCGTGAAGGTCTGGGCGGTGGTCGGCAACTTTGCCGGATTTGACCAGTTCATTCCGGCGCTGTCGCATATCGAGATGACAGGGGGAGGTGTGTCGTCCTTGCGCAAGAAGTTCTTCAAGGATGGCAATGTGGTGGTTGAGCAACTCAATTCCCGCGATGATCGGGTCATGAATATGACTTGGACCACGATCTACAACACTTTGGGTGTGCTCAATTTGTGGGCGGCGATGCAGGTTGAGGCTGTGGGTCCGGGCCGATCCATCGCGACCTGGAGCATTGTTGCCGAACCTGTGCAGGGTGACGCTGAAGCCGGTTTCAAGGCATTCGTTCAGGGGTTTGCCGATGATGCGATGGGGAATGTGTTGAGGCTGTTTGCCTGA
- a CDS encoding non-ribosomal peptide synthetase gives MRRLDILLIGRSQALTDLQQELEQHGHTPVRVTTLDDPAPVSADLLIDDASLDWPLLSDAPRLTLQLGIDLPGASGLPSLGLLLTVDSRRLHCVAIADDASGNGQALRLHAVAEMVDQVALLVSRYSRDAEYFRFAEPNACVHFERIESLLFLDSLAFVHQRNATADSRLLTLAQVPMIERLEQRFIECARRPALTVAGSTMDYRQLHTLSLAIQQRLQPLLDQQEGPLVVGICLPKCSALYAGILAILGCGAVYLPLEPSHPLQRQQYILSNAGAAVLLHDGQHPLAALLPGLDITTIDTEGVSLDQPLMRYRPHSVAPCMALYTSGTTGQPKGVLLSQANLAHFTAWYADYVQLTEQSRVLQFSSLSFDSSLIDIFPTLLQGAELIVPDEGQRRDPLQLVELIRQHRLSHAFLPPALLSILPLEQLRDLDHVMTGGDVCEPWVIEQLTRQGKLYNLYGPTEATVLVTARQMRAGDHNRSLGGPIANSQVLILDENLQPVIEQTVGELYIIGPGVCLGYLNDPQQTAERYLHLDLPEGGSLRAYRTGDMAKWTADGIELCGRRDNQVKIRGFRVEPEEIERCLRDSQLYRQVAVVIDSQRRILAFLAQPREGGAGDAREVLRSHATQRLPDYMQPVAWTELANMPYGSNGKVDRKALLSLPVSFSGSSERCLPVNADEALLREIWAELLDLPASDISTDESFFNLGGHSILLSRMLLRLREAFGRSISINRFIELPTITKLATLVRGCGTEEVLSEQALADASRELQVQPLPMGCLGDVHKVIVTGANSFVGVHIVEALLAWGASEVACLVRDSHGQSAAERFTQALRENRLEHLDLSRVRVYAADITQPFLGLSQEVYERLDREFGALVHNAANVNHVLDYESLARDNVEPIFECLRLCEGRSKKIFNFVSTLSASSTMASDGRVLEVPAAQTPPIYIKNGYNLSKWVGERILERARERGVWVNLYRPGNISFNSLSGVCQPHKNRLMLMLKGSIQLGQVPELELNFDLMPVDFLARFIAFHASRYQPEKAVFNLHNPEPLSWDSYVASFRESGREFSLVSVADWQRQLGRVDSDNALFGVLGFYLNGFEEDIGDISMIGHDNARAGVRQMGARYPEKSAALLRRGCDYLKEINFI, from the coding sequence ATGAGACGTCTCGACATTCTGCTCATTGGACGAAGCCAGGCACTGACCGACCTGCAGCAGGAACTGGAACAACATGGACATACACCAGTCCGGGTGACGACGCTTGATGATCCTGCGCCGGTCAGTGCGGACCTGCTGATCGATGATGCAAGCCTCGATTGGCCGCTGCTCAGTGACGCACCGCGCCTGACGCTGCAATTGGGTATCGATCTGCCCGGCGCGTCGGGCCTGCCTTCACTTGGCCTGTTGCTCACAGTCGATTCCAGGAGGTTGCACTGCGTGGCGATCGCCGATGACGCTTCGGGTAATGGCCAGGCATTGCGTCTACACGCCGTCGCGGAGATGGTTGATCAAGTGGCCTTGCTGGTCAGTCGCTATTCACGGGATGCCGAGTATTTCAGGTTCGCCGAACCGAATGCCTGCGTTCATTTCGAAAGGATTGAAAGCCTGCTGTTTCTCGACAGTCTCGCGTTCGTTCATCAGCGCAACGCGACGGCCGACTCTCGATTGCTGACCCTGGCTCAAGTGCCGATGATCGAGCGCCTTGAACAGCGCTTCATCGAGTGCGCCCGGCGACCAGCGCTGACGGTTGCCGGCAGCACGATGGACTATCGCCAATTGCATACCCTCAGCCTCGCTATCCAGCAGCGCTTGCAACCCTTGCTCGATCAACAGGAAGGGCCGTTGGTGGTGGGCATTTGCCTGCCCAAATGCAGCGCATTGTACGCGGGGATTCTGGCGATCCTGGGCTGCGGCGCGGTGTACCTGCCGTTGGAGCCGAGCCATCCGCTGCAGCGTCAGCAGTACATCCTGTCGAACGCGGGTGCGGCGGTGCTGCTGCATGACGGGCAGCATCCGCTGGCGGCTCTCCTGCCAGGACTGGACATCACCACCATCGACACGGAGGGGGTGAGTCTCGACCAGCCTCTGATGCGTTATCGGCCTCATTCCGTTGCGCCGTGCATGGCGCTGTACACCTCGGGCACTACCGGCCAACCCAAGGGCGTACTGCTCAGTCAGGCCAATCTTGCCCATTTCACAGCCTGGTACGCCGACTATGTACAACTGACCGAACAGAGTCGGGTGCTGCAGTTTTCCTCGCTGAGTTTTGACTCATCGCTGATCGACATTTTTCCGACCTTGTTGCAGGGCGCCGAGTTGATCGTGCCTGATGAGGGGCAGCGTCGCGATCCGCTGCAACTGGTGGAGCTGATCCGTCAGCATCGGCTGAGCCATGCGTTTTTGCCGCCGGCGCTGCTGAGCATTTTACCGCTGGAGCAACTGCGCGATCTCGACCATGTGATGACCGGGGGCGATGTTTGCGAGCCGTGGGTCATCGAGCAACTGACCCGCCAGGGCAAGCTCTACAACCTCTATGGGCCGACTGAAGCCACGGTGCTGGTCACCGCGCGTCAGATGCGGGCTGGCGACCACAATCGTTCCCTGGGCGGGCCGATCGCCAACAGTCAGGTGTTGATTCTTGATGAGAATTTACAGCCGGTGATCGAGCAAACGGTTGGCGAGTTGTACATCATCGGGCCGGGGGTGTGCCTGGGTTACTTGAACGATCCACAACAGACCGCGGAGCGCTATTTGCATCTGGACCTGCCGGAGGGTGGGAGCCTGAGGGCCTATCGCACGGGTGATATGGCGAAGTGGACGGCAGACGGGATCGAGTTGTGTGGTCGGCGTGACAATCAGGTGAAGATCCGCGGTTTTCGGGTCGAGCCGGAGGAGATCGAGCGCTGCCTGCGCGACAGCCAGTTGTACCGCCAGGTGGCGGTAGTGATCGACAGCCAGCGGCGGATTCTGGCCTTCCTCGCCCAGCCTCGAGAAGGCGGGGCTGGCGACGCGCGTGAGGTGCTGCGGTCCCATGCGACGCAGCGTCTGCCGGACTATATGCAGCCTGTTGCGTGGACTGAGCTGGCGAACATGCCGTATGGGAGTAACGGCAAGGTGGATCGCAAGGCGTTGCTGTCGTTGCCGGTCAGCTTTAGCGGGAGCAGCGAGCGATGTCTGCCGGTCAATGCCGATGAAGCGTTGTTGCGGGAGATATGGGCCGAGTTGCTGGACTTGCCGGCGAGCGATATTTCAACGGACGAAAGCTTTTTCAATCTCGGCGGTCATTCGATCCTGTTGTCGCGCATGTTGCTGCGCTTACGTGAGGCGTTCGGTCGTAGCATCTCGATCAACCGTTTCATCGAACTGCCCACTATCACGAAGCTGGCGACGCTGGTCCGTGGTTGTGGAACTGAAGAAGTGTTGAGCGAACAGGCCTTGGCTGATGCCTCGCGAGAGCTTCAGGTGCAGCCGCTGCCTATGGGGTGTCTGGGCGATGTGCACAAGGTGATTGTTACCGGTGCCAACAGCTTTGTCGGGGTGCATATCGTCGAGGCGCTGCTGGCGTGGGGTGCGAGCGAAGTGGCGTGTCTGGTCCGCGACAGTCATGGGCAATCGGCTGCCGAGCGTTTTACCCAGGCACTGCGAGAGAACCGACTGGAGCATCTGGACCTGAGTCGGGTACGGGTTTATGCGGCGGACATCACTCAGCCATTCCTGGGGCTCTCACAGGAGGTTTACGAACGGCTGGATCGGGAGTTCGGCGCACTGGTGCACAACGCCGCCAACGTCAATCACGTGCTCGATTACGAGTCGCTGGCACGGGATAACGTCGAGCCGATTTTCGAGTGTCTGCGATTGTGTGAGGGGCGCAGCAAAAAGATCTTCAACTTCGTTTCGACGCTCTCGGCTTCCAGCACGATGGCCAGCGACGGCAGGGTGCTTGAAGTGCCCGCGGCACAGACTCCGCCGATCTACATCAAGAATGGCTACAACCTGTCGAAGTGGGTGGGTGAGCGGATTCTCGAGCGCGCCCGCGAGCGCGGTGTGTGGGTCAACCTCTATCGCCCGGGCAACATCAGCTTTAACAGCCTCTCGGGCGTGTGCCAGCCGCACAAGAACCGTTTGATGCTGATGCTCAAGGGTTCGATTCAACTCGGTCAGGTGCCGGAGTTGGAACTCAATTTCGATTTGATGCCGGTGGACTTTCTCGCTCGCTTCATCGCATTCCATGCCAGCCGCTATCAGCCGGAAAAGGCGGTGTTCAACCTGCACAACCCCGAGCCTCTGAGCTGGGACAGCTATGTGGCGTCCTTTCGTGAATCAGGCCGGGAATTCTCTCTGGTCAGCGTCGCCGACTGGCAGCGGCAACTGGGCCGGGTCGATAGCGATAACGCGTTGTTCGGTGTGCTGGGGTTCTATCTCAACGGCTTCGAGGAAGACATCGGTGACATCTCGATGATTGGTCACGACAACGCCCGGGCCGGGGTTCGGCAGATGGGTGCGCGTTATCCGGAAAAATCAGCGGCGTTGCTGCGGCGTGGATGCGACTACCTCAAGGAAATCAATTTCATTTGA
- a CDS encoding diiron oxygenase — MNAADYLSFADAWESRATIRTRPRRLLENDDKLIYPLSRQPLVLSETFLRECPEQRDFALVQTLYKFINDVVIFETEIVDKTARSIAKNRFDVIFPFACRYDAMTVVVDEDYHALVAMDFMQQTVAMTGIEPIELPDEIELNRAIPAAIELAPPHLRSAVELICVAIAENTVTGDVAAFAKDDTVKQSIKGLMADHLLDEGRHSGFWSRMVRIYWHTASEDDRQCIAQVLPAFIGHYLTNDIQKSFDLRLINALPISDAARHALRNEVSGLAFPINRHHPLVANIMRFFHSSSLLDSPCVQSALGDYLI; from the coding sequence ATGAACGCCGCCGACTACCTGTCGTTCGCCGATGCCTGGGAGAGTCGCGCCACCATCCGCACTCGCCCCCGTCGTCTGCTCGAGAACGACGACAAACTGATCTACCCCTTGAGTCGTCAGCCGCTGGTGCTTAGCGAAACATTCCTGCGCGAATGCCCTGAGCAGCGTGATTTTGCGCTGGTGCAGACGCTGTACAAATTCATCAACGACGTGGTGATTTTCGAAACCGAGATCGTCGACAAGACCGCGCGCAGCATCGCCAAGAATCGCTTCGACGTGATCTTCCCGTTTGCCTGTCGCTACGACGCCATGACCGTGGTCGTCGACGAGGATTACCACGCGCTGGTGGCCATGGATTTCATGCAGCAGACCGTGGCCATGACGGGCATCGAGCCCATCGAGCTGCCGGACGAGATCGAACTGAACCGGGCGATTCCGGCAGCCATTGAGCTCGCACCACCCCATCTGCGCAGTGCCGTGGAACTGATTTGCGTGGCCATCGCGGAGAACACCGTCACCGGTGACGTCGCCGCGTTCGCCAAGGACGACACGGTCAAGCAATCGATCAAGGGGCTGATGGCCGACCACTTGCTCGACGAAGGCCGGCACTCCGGCTTCTGGTCGCGGATGGTGCGCATCTACTGGCACACCGCGAGTGAAGACGACCGCCAGTGCATCGCGCAGGTCCTGCCGGCGTTCATCGGCCATTACCTGACCAACGATATTCAGAAGTCCTTCGACTTGCGCCTGATCAACGCCTTGCCGATCAGCGACGCGGCGCGCCATGCGTTGCGCAACGAAGTGTCAGGGCTGGCCTTCCCGATCAATCGGCACCACCCGCTGGTGGCCAACATCATGCGGTTCTTCCACAGCAGTTCGCTGCTCGATTCGCCGTGCGTGCAAAGCGCATTGGGCGACTACCTGATTTGA
- a CDS encoding DUF3050 domain-containing protein encodes MNATKERLEQRKSELGAHPIFSEINSLSVLQRFMESHVFAVWDFMSLTKRLQQELTCTHLPWLPPRDPQAARLINEIVLGEESDDRPARGHYSHFELYLDAMREVGASTAAVERFVALQREGVSHDVALQSVEVDPATARFVRHTLHIALHAPVHSVAAAFLHGRESVIPQMFQRILDDWGIGIEQAPTFRYYLERHIEVDSEDHGPAAEKLLARLIGSDPQREEEMYASSLAAVESRIALWDGLRLSMSDLLVEVNA; translated from the coding sequence ATGAACGCAACTAAAGAACGGCTGGAACAAAGAAAATCCGAACTTGGCGCGCATCCCATTTTCTCCGAAATCAATTCGCTGTCGGTATTGCAGCGCTTCATGGAAAGCCATGTGTTTGCCGTTTGGGATTTCATGTCGCTGACCAAACGCCTGCAACAGGAACTGACCTGCACGCACCTGCCCTGGCTGCCGCCACGCGATCCACAGGCCGCACGGTTGATCAATGAAATCGTGCTGGGTGAAGAGTCCGACGACCGTCCGGCCCGGGGTCACTACAGCCATTTCGAGTTGTACCTGGATGCCATGCGCGAAGTCGGCGCCAGTACCGCCGCCGTGGAGCGCTTCGTGGCGCTGCAACGTGAAGGCGTGAGCCATGACGTTGCGCTGCAAAGCGTGGAAGTCGACCCGGCGACGGCGCGCTTCGTTCGCCATACCCTGCACATTGCGCTGCATGCGCCGGTGCACAGTGTCGCGGCGGCGTTCCTGCACGGTCGCGAGAGCGTGATCCCGCAGATGTTCCAGCGCATTCTCGATGACTGGGGTATCGGCATTGAGCAGGCCCCGACCTTTCGCTACTACCTCGAGCGGCACATTGAAGTCGACTCGGAGGACCACGGCCCCGCCGCGGAAAAACTCCTGGCACGGCTGATCGGGTCCGATCCGCAGCGTGAAGAAGAGATGTACGCCAGCTCCCTCGCCGCCGTGGAAAGCCGCATCGCCCTGTGGGACGGCCTGCGCCTGAGCATGAGTGATCTGCTGGTGGAGGTGAACGCATGA
- a CDS encoding GntR family transcriptional regulator: protein MTQKPNPLSSIKVDGPIPAHLARSIIEETLRAAILDGRLPCGIALRQQDLADLFGVSRMPVREALRQLEAQSLLNVIAHKGAVVAPLVQGDAVETYALRILLESEALRLSIPHLESADLEQASRYIDELETEHDYTEIGRLNRLFHMSLYCKAGNKRLLNLVEDGLNEEERFLRFNLEAMGLGKLSQEDHRALLRAAESRDVDASVELLTHHLNRGVEVITRYLNSPEAQKRNIPK from the coding sequence GTGACACAAAAGCCCAACCCTCTCAGCAGCATCAAGGTCGACGGGCCGATTCCGGCGCATCTGGCTCGCTCAATCATTGAAGAGACCTTGCGTGCGGCGATTCTGGATGGTCGCCTGCCTTGCGGCATTGCCCTGCGCCAACAGGATCTGGCCGATCTGTTCGGGGTCAGCCGCATGCCCGTGCGTGAAGCCTTGCGCCAACTCGAAGCCCAGTCGCTGCTCAACGTGATTGCCCATAAAGGGGCGGTGGTTGCGCCCCTGGTCCAGGGCGATGCCGTGGAAACCTATGCGCTGCGCATTCTGCTGGAGTCCGAGGCCCTGCGCCTTTCGATCCCGCATTTGGAAAGCGCGGACCTGGAACAGGCATCCCGTTACATCGATGAGTTGGAAACGGAACACGACTACACCGAAATCGGTCGCCTCAATCGTCTATTCCACATGTCGCTGTACTGCAAGGCAGGCAATAAACGCCTGTTGAACCTGGTAGAGGACGGGTTGAACGAGGAGGAACGCTTCCTGCGTTTCAACCTGGAGGCCATGGGGCTGGGCAAACTGTCCCAGGAAGACCACCGCGCATTGTTGCGAGCCGCAGAAAGCCGCGACGTTGATGCCTCGGTAGAGTTGCTGACACATCACCTCAATCGCGGCGTCGAGGTCATTACCCGCTACCTCAACAGCCCTGAAGCCCAGAAAAGAAACATTCCAAAATAA
- the lapG gene encoding cysteine protease LapG — translation MALPFPITRLLRGLCGVLLLAGVLLGDVLGDAQPDWDFSLISRRAQALYGPLGEGQKRIDDWQQMLTSQQSIGELQQLNRVNRFFNQHMRYVEDIDLWHQVDYWETPIEALWKGAGDCEDYAIAKYFSLRHLGVASDKLRITYVKALRLNRAHMVLTYYASPNAMPLVLDSLTDSIQPASERTDLLPVYAFNAEGLWLPGAKGNQKVGDTKRLSRWQDLLKKMQAEGFPVETTH, via the coding sequence TTGGCTCTACCTTTCCCGATCACCCGGTTGTTACGCGGGCTGTGCGGCGTGTTGCTGCTCGCTGGCGTGCTGCTGGGCGATGTGTTGGGCGATGCGCAGCCTGATTGGGATTTTTCCCTCATCAGCCGTCGGGCGCAGGCATTGTACGGACCTTTGGGTGAAGGTCAGAAGCGTATTGATGATTGGCAACAGATGTTGACCAGCCAGCAGTCAATCGGCGAGCTGCAACAGCTCAACCGGGTCAATCGATTCTTCAATCAGCACATGCGCTACGTCGAAGACATTGACCTGTGGCATCAGGTCGATTACTGGGAAACGCCAATCGAAGCCTTGTGGAAAGGCGCAGGTGATTGCGAAGACTACGCTATTGCCAAGTATTTCAGCTTGCGCCATCTCGGGGTGGCCAGTGACAAATTGCGCATCACCTATGTAAAGGCTCTGCGCCTGAATCGTGCGCACATGGTGCTGACGTATTACGCAAGCCCGAACGCCATGCCGCTGGTGCTCGACAGCCTCACGGACAGTATCCAGCCGGCCAGCGAGCGTACGGACTTGCTGCCGGTCTACGCTTTCAATGCAGAAGGCTTGTGGTTGCCGGGCGCCAAGGGCAACCAGAAGGTCGGTGATACCAAGCGCCTGTCACGTTGGCAGGATCTGCTGAAGAAAATGCAGGCCGAAGGATTTCCGGTCGAGACCACTCACTAG
- the lapD gene encoding cyclic di-GMP receptor LapD, which produces MSLFKQLLIAICLFLVVAFTGSFMVSLESSRTQYVNQLRSHAQDAATALALSLTPNIDDPAMTELLVSSIFDSGYYASIRVIDLSTGKPLVERSGIPADTHVPDWFVRLIGLEAAGGDAIVSRGWEQAARVEVVSHPMFALAKLWQSALGSLAWLLICGVVSAVLGALLLRRQLKPLDYMVQQSHAIARREFLSLPQLPRTPELRRVVQAMNQMVEKLKALFQEQAERSEKLRTESYQDNLTGLANRRYFEMQLNARVSNPEQASSGYLLLLRVQDLAGLNQRLGGQRTDALLQAVGEQLSRECARYPATQNLVTRIRGGEFAVLAPGLMREEALQLAQHLDTALSSLHATGATDVASVAAIGLAPFVHGDTPQAVLSLADQALAQAEGQVDSRWVCLDHSASVDVGDDHHAWHNLLDQALNQRRFRLYFQPVVASQDTQLVLHYKVLSRLIDDQGQSVAAGRFLPWLQRFGWAARLDRLMLELVLEQMDYHEASLALNLSSATLNDPQALNALLDLLRSHSNLGPRLTLEIGEEQLPEQAQLEDLTRRLRSLGFSLSLQHFGGRFSMIGNLARLGLAYLKIDGSYIRAIDRESDKRLFIEAIQRAAHSIDLPLIAEQVETEGELAVIREMGVYGAQGRLVGEPRPWQ; this is translated from the coding sequence ATGTCCTTGTTCAAACAGCTATTGATCGCAATCTGTCTGTTCCTGGTCGTCGCCTTCACCGGCAGCTTCATGGTCAGCCTGGAAAGCTCGCGCACCCAATACGTCAACCAACTGCGCTCCCACGCCCAGGACGCCGCGACGGCCTTGGCGTTGTCACTGACGCCGAACATCGACGACCCGGCGATGACCGAGCTGCTGGTCAGCTCGATTTTCGACAGCGGTTACTACGCGAGCATCCGCGTGATCGATCTATCCACTGGCAAGCCGCTGGTCGAGCGCAGTGGCATCCCCGCCGATACCCATGTGCCGGACTGGTTCGTCAGGCTGATTGGCCTGGAGGCTGCCGGCGGCGACGCAATTGTCAGCCGTGGTTGGGAGCAGGCGGCGCGAGTCGAGGTGGTCAGCCACCCGATGTTCGCCCTGGCCAAGCTGTGGCAAAGCGCGCTGGGCAGCCTGGCCTGGCTGTTGATCTGCGGCGTGGTCAGCGCGGTGCTGGGAGCGCTGCTGCTGCGCCGGCAACTCAAGCCGCTCGACTACATGGTGCAACAATCCCACGCTATCGCCCGTCGCGAGTTTCTCAGTCTGCCGCAACTGCCGCGCACGCCTGAGCTGCGACGTGTGGTGCAGGCCATGAACCAGATGGTCGAGAAGCTCAAGGCGCTGTTCCAGGAACAGGCCGAGCGCAGCGAAAAACTTCGGACCGAGTCCTATCAGGACAACCTGACGGGGCTCGCCAACCGGCGCTATTTCGAGATGCAACTGAATGCGCGAGTGAGCAACCCGGAACAGGCCAGCTCCGGTTACCTGTTGTTGCTGCGGGTACAGGATCTGGCAGGCCTCAACCAGCGCCTGGGCGGTCAGCGTACCGACGCCTTGCTGCAGGCGGTGGGCGAGCAATTATCCCGTGAATGCGCCCGCTATCCGGCCACGCAAAACCTCGTCACGCGTATCCGTGGCGGCGAGTTCGCGGTGCTGGCACCAGGGTTGATGCGCGAAGAAGCGCTGCAACTGGCGCAACACCTCGACACGGCACTGTCCAGCCTGCATGCGACCGGCGCCACCGACGTGGCCTCGGTCGCCGCCATCGGTCTGGCACCCTTTGTTCACGGCGACACACCGCAAGCGGTGCTCAGCCTCGCGGACCAGGCATTGGCGCAGGCCGAAGGCCAGGTGGATTCACGTTGGGTCTGCCTGGATCACAGCGCTTCGGTCGATGTCGGCGATGATCACCATGCCTGGCACAACCTGTTGGATCAGGCCCTGAACCAACGGCGCTTTCGCCTGTACTTCCAGCCGGTGGTCGCCAGTCAGGACACGCAACTGGTGCTGCATTACAAAGTGCTGTCACGACTGATCGATGACCAGGGCCAGAGCGTTGCGGCGGGGCGCTTCCTGCCGTGGCTGCAGCGCTTCGGCTGGGCCGCGCGGCTCGATCGCCTGATGCTGGAATTGGTGTTGGAGCAGATGGACTATCACGAAGCGTCGCTGGCGCTGAACCTGTCGTCGGCCACCCTCAATGATCCGCAGGCGTTGAATGCGCTGCTCGACCTGCTGCGTTCGCACTCCAACCTGGGGCCGCGCCTGACCCTGGAAATCGGCGAAGAACAATTGCCGGAGCAAGCCCAGTTGGAAGACCTGACCCGGCGTTTGCGCAGCCTCGGGTTCTCCTTGAGCCTGCAGCACTTTGGCGGTCGCTTCAGCATGATCGGCAATCTGGCGCGGCTCGGCCTGGCGTATCTGAAGATCGACGGCAGCTACATCCGCGCCATCGACCGGGAGAGCGACAAGCGCCTGTTCATCGAAGCCATCCAGCGCGCGGCCCACAGCATCGATTTGCCGCTAATTGCCGAGCAAGTTGAAACCGAGGGCGAGCTGGCGGTGATTCGGGAGATGGGGGTGTATGGGGCTCAGGGGCGGTTGGTGGGTGAGCCGAGGCCTTGGCAGTAA
- a CDS encoding tryptophan synthase subunit beta — MFYVQRNTEGQLMRVEAEAYAESTETLPADHPDLQAWFANEVMATSLKQLKQIKQLKQLKQSDLEMIRVLDDLIEVLISKGVILVTDLPAAAQAKLMDRTQAREALGGLSHLVDDDEEGFI, encoded by the coding sequence ATGTTCTACGTGCAACGCAATACAGAAGGGCAACTGATGCGCGTCGAAGCCGAAGCCTATGCCGAGTCCACGGAAACGCTGCCGGCCGACCACCCTGACCTGCAGGCCTGGTTCGCCAACGAAGTCATGGCCACCAGCCTCAAGCAGCTCAAGCAGATAAAACAGCTCAAGCAACTCAAGCAGAGCGACCTGGAGATGATCCGGGTACTTGATGACTTGATCGAGGTGTTGATCAGCAAGGGTGTGATTCTGGTCACCGATTTGCCGGCTGCCGCACAGGCCAAATTGATGGACCGGACCCAGGCCCGGGAAGCGTTGGGGGGGTTGAGTCATTTGGTGGATGATGATGAGGAAGGGTTTATCTAA
- a CDS encoding TauD/TfdA dioxygenase family protein: MSAVSASPVIAPQHFEIRPFSGAVGAEIIGLDLSRPINDQDFARIHRAHLDHHVVVFRDQRITPEQQIAFSRRFGVLQIHVLKQFLLAGHPEILIVSNIVENGQNIGLGDAGKFWHSDLSYKELPSLGSMLHAQELPSEGGDTLFADMHKAWDSLPEALRKAVEGRSAAHSYTARYSETKFEGNWRPTLTPEQLAQVAEVIHPVVRTHPENGRKALFVSEGFTTRIVGLPDDESQQLLAELYAHSVLPQNIYRHQWQPHDLVFWDNRSLIHLAAGCPSHLRRKLYRTTIQGDAPF; the protein is encoded by the coding sequence ATGTCAGCCGTTTCAGCATCGCCCGTCATCGCGCCACAACACTTTGAAATCCGCCCGTTCAGCGGTGCGGTGGGGGCCGAAATCATCGGCCTCGACTTGTCTCGTCCGATCAACGATCAGGACTTTGCGCGCATTCACCGCGCGCACCTGGACCATCACGTCGTGGTGTTCCGCGACCAGCGCATCACCCCCGAACAACAGATCGCCTTCAGTCGCCGTTTTGGCGTGTTGCAGATTCACGTGCTCAAGCAGTTTTTGCTGGCCGGGCACCCGGAAATCCTCATCGTTTCCAACATCGTCGAGAACGGCCAGAACATTGGCCTGGGTGATGCCGGCAAGTTCTGGCACTCCGATCTCTCCTACAAGGAACTGCCGAGTCTGGGCTCGATGCTGCACGCCCAGGAGCTGCCATCGGAAGGCGGCGACACCCTGTTCGCCGACATGCACAAAGCCTGGGACAGCCTGCCCGAGGCACTGCGCAAGGCGGTCGAAGGCCGCTCGGCGGCGCACTCCTATACGGCTCGTTACAGCGAGACCAAATTCGAAGGCAACTGGCGCCCGACCCTGACCCCGGAACAGCTCGCCCAAGTCGCCGAAGTCATTCATCCGGTGGTACGCACGCACCCGGAAAACGGCCGCAAGGCGCTGTTCGTCAGCGAGGGTTTCACCACCCGCATCGTCGGCCTGCCCGATGACGAAAGCCAGCAACTGTTGGCCGAGCTCTACGCCCATAGCGTGTTGCCGCAAAACATCTACCGCCACCAATGGCAGCCCCACGACTTGGTGTTCTGGGACAACCGTTCGCTGATCCACCTTGCCGCCGGCTGCCCCAGCCATCTGCGCCGCAAGCTGTATCGCACCACCATCCAGGGCGACGCGCCTTTCTGA